From Clostridia bacterium, one genomic window encodes:
- the pyrF gene encoding orotidine-5'-phosphate decarboxylase — MFIDSLIENIKAKNNPTVVGLDPRIEYVPQYIKNKAFEEYGNNLNGVAEAIWEFNKGIIDAVCDIVPAVKPQLAYYEMYGLDGIEVFERTIRYARENGMLVIADGKRNDIGSTAEAYSTAYLGKTKLEGDNYTAAFETDALTVSPYLGVDGVKPFIDDCKNYGKGIFILVKTSNKSSGQLQDLITQDGKHIYEIMAALVNEWGNDVKGKYGYSSVGAVVGATYPEQAKVLRKIMKNAYILVPGYGAQGGTAQDIVSSFNEDGLGAIVNASRSIMCAYKADLWKSNFSEERYSEACRAEALRMKDDINAAIKAAYGK; from the coding sequence ATGTTTATTGACAGTCTTATAGAAAACATTAAGGCGAAGAACAATCCGACTGTTGTTGGGTTGGATCCAAGGATTGAGTATGTTCCACAGTATATAAAAAATAAAGCCTTTGAAGAGTATGGAAACAACCTGAACGGTGTTGCCGAGGCCATATGGGAGTTTAACAAGGGAATAATAGATGCAGTTTGCGATATAGTACCCGCTGTAAAGCCGCAGTTAGCCTACTATGAAATGTATGGACTTGACGGTATAGAAGTTTTTGAACGGACAATAAGGTATGCCAGAGAAAACGGTATGCTTGTTATAGCTGACGGAAAGAGAAATGATATTGGAAGTACTGCTGAAGCATACTCTACTGCATACCTTGGGAAAACAAAACTTGAGGGTGATAACTATACAGCAGCATTTGAGACTGATGCATTGACAGTAAGTCCGTATCTTGGTGTAGATGGGGTAAAGCCTTTTATAGATGATTGTAAAAACTACGGAAAGGGCATTTTCATACTGGTCAAGACTTCAAACAAATCATCAGGACAGCTACAGGATTTGATTACACAGGATGGTAAGCATATTTATGAAATAATGGCTGCATTGGTCAATGAATGGGGTAATGATGTGAAAGGAAAGTATGGATATAGCAGCGTAGGTGCTGTTGTAGGTGCTACTTATCCCGAACAGGCAAAAGTCTTAAGAAAGATAATGAAGAATGCATATATTCTTGTACCAGGATACGGAGCACAGGGTGGAACGGCGCAGGATATAGTAAGCTCATTTAATGAGGATGGGCTGGGCGCAATAGTAAATGCATCCAGAAGCATCATGTGTGCCTATAAGGCGGATTTATGGAAGAGCAATTTCAGTGAGGAAAGATATAGTGAGGCTTGCAGAGCAGAAGCATTAAGAATGAAAGATGACATAAACGCTGCGATAAAAGCGGCCTATGGAAAGTAA